The window ttcatattttgatgagtggctcagtgggttttagcgtgctgctatcccagggcgctcattattagtcgaaagtggatgtggaagttattcccatctgataaagtattagattatgattagctggcgtgactcaactggattatgtctggttgatttattagtcccctaggtgaggttcgacgggaccaccgttaggggggtatgagcatgcttgggtcactgggcgccggatggccgataccgccccttgaccgaggtgttaccatgcgggccttgcaaaccccaatatggtggcctcttcactggtttagaacccagtgtgttagttttttcccgaaggtaggacccgagagggtcagctggagggggcatgagctcgtactttgccatgggcgccggatggccgataacgcccgtGGCCGTGTCACTACGCtaggaagtagagaaagatccactgatagaaatcagtgatagaaaatttattcattgatcgaaagttatttaatgatagaaggttcattctttgatagaaagcttacacattgatagaaagtttacttttgatagaatatttactcattgatagaacatctacttattgatagaatagtttatactagtgagaagtgtgcctaagttaagttacctcaagggtattacagactatgatcacacttaccttaagatagacaagctctataaggtcatgtgttaggtattctgttaatgccttggtcgagttgatactatacgtgttttgcaagagtttatgtttaaaaagaggagcgtgaagacctgcattctacccaagaacacatggttcgggttggaaagcacgtaatgaaactAAGAGGTATAAGTGgtcgataaacggttactatctgtggttgcgttttatgaaatcatcttatgttgttttatgacataatgctatctagtagttggccttattatatttgatgccgGTTActaacgtgtacgtgtttgtgtttatgtttgtttgttgatgaccttctatgattgtcctgctatgacacattagCCTTTGGTCTAAtttcgagcagcaggaggatcatagacaggtgtagcaggtactggagcttcttttgcattgcattgcatttagggagagtgatgagggcgaagcataacctgtgtcataccgctatctttcgattttgtagctcttgttatcttttgtaagctttggttgtatatgttttgttatgaggccttgtgtcctcccttgtatatttgtattttcgctgcgtagtttataactctgtatggttttaaggagttaagtctttttaaaacgcaaacgtcgataCTGGAACCAcaatccatgcttggcatgttgatttgagaagccggcgacgaatcattccgccgtgacatggttttgataggccgttggtgcctttactttattagcttctaaataacttttggtTTTTCTACAAaagcgcacagttttaaggcagatgttgccgaaatttccactcatttttttaaaagttaatatttaacatttatccaaattctcctccttttcttttattaaacacccgaatttcctcccgtcctttacggttttggtttcgttaaggggtcggaaattctggggtgttacatatAGCCTATTTAAGTTTGCattttaaactaataaaattgATGTTTTAACCTGTTGAAGTTAGTATGTTAACCTGCTGaacttgatttttaaaattggcGTGTTAACCAACTAGAACAAGTTAAAACACCAACATCAATAGGTTAAAATAGCAAGtgtaataggttataataccaattttaataggttaacaATTTAAGGTTAGACCAAAAATTTTAACAGGTTAAAACGCTAAAtctaaataccaactttaataggttataacaccaacttcaataggttataactaAACTTTAAATATGTTCAAATGCGCGcattaatttttagatttttctcttttttctaatTGTTGGGCTGGATCTAGAGAGCCGTCTCAGGAGAGTTACTGTTTGGCAATTGGCATtacttaaattcaaaataaaatatattttagatgAGTTAATTAGTATTATCATCCCTTACAGCAATCATCCAGGTTCAAAACCCACTACAAGTGTTTTACCCTTTCatgaagtaattttttttttcctttttttattacCCACCCAATTAATACCCCCAATTACCAAACGGCCAAACCCTTCAACAACTGCCGCCTGCCTTGCTGTCTCATGTGACCTGTGGCCAGCTGTCGACACCACCTAACCACCACGGCACCACCGTCGCCCGTCTGGCGTCCACCTGCCTTCTGTCTGTCCAGCTCTGCTCCTCTCTGTAATCTCCATCATTAATTAGACCAGTTTTCTTCTTTAAGgttattttttgcttttttctttGCAATTTTGTCATTTGATCTTAATGctgaaattaatcaaattaatttgtaGTAATTCATTTCTAAGGTTGGAATGATGCTAAAActtttcatattaattttttatttgcaattACATAATTGTGTAAATTTTTTGGCATGAATTGGATTTTTGTATTCAAATTTGATGTTAAAAATCTTATATTCAATggtgattgtaattttttttattaaattattgacatcatttttttttttgaatccgTCACTGTTGCGATCCCCGGCGTCACGCCCATCCAGCCTCGTTGCCAGCCCACCATCGCAGCCACCGTCACTAATTTCTTCCTCCTCCCTTATTTTCAAGGTACACACCCCTAAAATTAAGTTTCTTTCAcctatttagaaaataaaattctaatttgattttttattgattatctGTGACATTCTTAAAGATTACACTTCGAATATTATATAACTTTGTTGTTGTATGTGATTTTTGTGAGCAAAGATTGTAGATTTAAGTGTGATGGTGAGAATTCGTGTTGCATGTTCTCATTTTGCTATGGATCAAAGACTCAACGTATGATAAATTTCTAATTAGTTTTTGGTTGCTTGAAGAATTGATATTCAAGTTTATCATTATATTTATAAGTAATGTTGTTCGGaagtttttgtgttgaaatgggtaAATAATGTGGCTTACTTCTaggaaaaaaatagaaaagaaatatGTGGATGTTTTTAAGGGTGGAGAGCGGAGTGTTGGTGGTGGCGCGTAACTGTTGGTGGTTGACATTAAGATAGCGGGATTATGCAATTTGCAAAGTAAGTTGTAGATCTTATTCACACTATATAAGCTGGTTATCTTGATACTGTAATTCGGAGGCGCAACAAAGACTATGGGGCccgattttgtttttgttatttatttcaaaatatgGCCCTTATACCCTTaactaatgataaaaaaattgtgTCAAAAGTATAAATAATTAACAACAAAATGTATAATTACATTCTAAATTAAAATAGTTTAGCTTGAATATTCGCTcataaacaacaataataagataGTTCATGTCATAATCAAACGAATCTATTAAAAGCTAAAAAGAACTGCAAAACTTGATTATACAAAACAATGCATCTTAAAACTAATGAGGCCTCCAATCTTTGGGGCCCTAAGCAGTCGGGCACCCCGAATATGTCTAGAACCGCTCATGCTGTATAAACAAATAATTTGATGATGTAAGTAAGATAGAGTTAGTATAATGCACATTTAGATAAATATAGGTGCTTAAGCATTGAATTTTGTCAAGAAATGTGCAATTTCAAATCAAGTCTTATGATTGATGACTAGACTCTCTTGAATTTTGAAATTGGTAAATTACCAAGTTAATCAACTAATTTTGGGCTCTTTATGTTGTATGCTATTATATTCTAGCTTTGAGGAGAATATCTTTTATGAAAAATTTGGTGTAATACCGATGTGGAAGACTCGGTTACGACAAGGAAAGTTGAGTAAAAGGAAGAGTAGTTTATAGTGCAATCAATGAACGAAACAAAATGTAAATGGATGATGAATGACAAAGTATGAACAACAATAGCATAAAGATTTAAGTTGGTTCACCAAACTTAGGCTACATCTACCATTGAATtaataatgtgtttaaataaCAAAACTTTAATCTTGATTTGCATTACAATGGACAAATGGTTTTAAGAAAGAGTTGCTAATACATCAATGGGAGTATTTTTAGGGCAAGATCGGTACATTGATGAGAGTATTTGGCTTTTTAAACAAAAACCTGGTCATTTAGTATATATAGGGAATGATAGGGTAGCATACGAAATTACAAATACAGCACCAAAAAGGCTCCTCCTTTGGCACCCATGCTTCCTCAAACGTCTTACACTTGTCCTTCGGTAATTTTTGTCTTGCTCCCCAAGGTCAAGGTTTACATCATATTGGCGTGTAAAATGATTATTCTCCCATGATCAATCCCAAGACATCTCATTCCCTCCTCTTCCATACTACTAAATaatttaactaattaattaagttCTAATTCTTAATGAACTTAAGTCACCCGTTGACCTAACACTCTAGGTTTTCTTAGGTATTTTTGCGGATCCCATTGGAGCAATGTTGGCTTGGTTGTTTGTGTAGATTTGAAGTTGGATAAGGTCAAATTGGCAATTGCTTAGTTTGAGCCTTGGGGTTCATGGTGTTTGGAGTAGTAGTTTTTCCATAGGTTTTCATTGGTATGTTTTGCCAACTTTGTTGAGGTAGCGCTTGCTTGGATGGTAGAGTttgcaacttttttttttaaattctcctCTCTTTAATTGAAGTTACTTTGTTATCGTCTTCTTTAAAATATTGTGATTTGAAGTACTTCTAAAATTATCATTTGCACTATTTGGAGAAAGAGCAAACAAGGAGAATTAGAATTACACCACCAACAATTGATCGATTTCTTGTCAGAACTTTTATGTTGTAGGTATGCTTGCTTGCACCAATATTTCATTTCTGTTATTGTTTTAACCAATCCttattaattcaattttttcttattaattagcAATGTTCTCGAATAGTTTTAGACTTTTAGCTGAGTATATTCTACTCCTAATATCAAATTGTTTGTTCTATACGATGATCGCTTCTGTGTTTTTGGCTATGTTCAATCTAAACTACAATTTGCACATTTTAAAAATAGTCTATTTTGGAAGAATTTTGTGGAATAGATTATGCATACAAGAATTCCCTTTTTAATACATCACGTCTTATAATCGCACCATCTTTGATAATATATTCTATTGTGAGGTATTTTTAGGTGTTAGTGAAGGTGAAATTGTGAGACATATTTATTATAGACCTTCTATATATTTCTAGATCATCCATTGCTTATTTGGAACCCTTACACTAACTCCATCCATACCAATCCCCCTATTATGATCTAGGTTGTTCCTACGTCCTACTCATTTATGAAGTTTTTAGTGATAGTATAAAAGAACTCTCAACAAATGTAGATGATGATTGTGTACAAATGTTAAAGAATGAGAGACATTGCTATGACTGAttacttattattttccttCTCATAAGCATGAGAAAAGAATCGTGGATGGAGctctaattttcaatttgatgCAATCGGTTTTGTAGACTCAATCATAgcttattgttttattttacttttctttatGCTAGTTCCAAAGTATAAGTGGAGTTCAGAATCTGAATGATATAAAGATATCTGATAATTGAGATATATCTAAGTGAGTTGAGCTATTATGGGATTGTCTGACAGCTATTATTCATAAGGACGAGATGGAAGATCCTTCCCCTGTCAATAGCCCAAGAAGAGTTCTTATCTTGTCTAGGAAAAGGAGAGGGCCTAGTTCTTTCCACGATGTCGATGATAAGGCTTCTGGATTTGGTTTATCTGGTCAGCATGGCCCAAAACCAGGTGAAGTCTATGGTTTTGTGGGCTCTATAACAACTATTGTTGCCACAGGTATAGTTCATTACCCTGCTGTGGAATATGGATTATTCTATTAATGTTTTGTTTAAGCTCAATGTATTGATGAATTTCTTGAGAATTACTTCTATTAGAATTTATGGTAGTATAGTTCATAACATTTTTGTATTATGTTTACTTATGGCACTTGCATTACATCCCTTGAACAGCCATATTCTTTATATGGGCATATGCTCCTGAGCACTGGTTGCATTCAATTGGCATTTCCTACTATCCTAGCAGGTTAGTTGGTCACTCGTGTTATCTTGATTTTTAATGAACTGCACAACTAGTCTATAACCATGAAATTgggtattatttttttggggGGGTGGGGAAGATGGGGGAGAGAGTGTAATTATTCCTAGCTGTACACAGCCAGGGTGGGTTCATCTTCTGACCACCAAATAAAGAGAATCAAACAGAGTTGTTGCTATACAGGATAAGCAACCTCACAAGGAGATGATTTTAATATAAAGAATTGCCATTAATCTCGGCCAAGGAAAGCCAAATATTAAGCTGTCTTAACATTTAGCATAATTGTTGTTGAACCTGCAACAATTCAAGTTATGGATTGCCTTGACATTTTATGTTTTCTTGCTGCCGTTTGTGCGATTTAGGCCATAATTCAAAGATAGTTGCTTGGTGACGTTTGAGAATATATTGTCAGCTAATTTTGTTGGTATTTAGGTACTGGGCTGTAGCTGTACCAACTTATTGTATGGTCATAATAGTCTTGGGACTAGCATTCTATATTGGCCTCAACTTTATGACAACACCTTCTCCAACTTCCTTGAATGTAGTTTTTGGTAAGTTATCTTCTGGATTTCACATTAAATTTGCTCAAATGTCTCCTTGCACACATTGAATATGACATTGTTTGATGGTTTGCCTTACAGATGAACACAGCAGAGATCCACAAATCTACTCGAAATTGAATGAAGATGATGATCGGCCAATTGAATCCATCTCGGATCTTGACATCAATAAAATTAACGAGCTCATGTTTGGAGATCTGGAATGACTACTTTATATTCTGATATCAGGGTACAATTTGTGGGCTAAAATATGGGCAATATCTGGCTAGCAGTGTTGCTGATAGCTCAGTGCATGACTGATTAGTGTTGGATTTTTCGGTTGTCTAGATTTATTCAAGGCTAGTATGCGACCTCGTTGTGGAATCAATTCAATATATAGGTATGCTCTTGTATGCCTTTGCTGCCTGTACTAGCttctattttattatttctCTACATTCTCGGTCCAGCTTCAACGCATTGTATCATATTCTCAAGGACTTCCACCACATTCTCTTAACTATGGTTTTCATGAAGCTTAAAGTTTAATTTTGCTTGAACATAGTATGATGTTGTAAGGTTAGTTACTAGTTCTGTAAACTGGCCACTAGAACTTAGAATATGGGTAAGAggttttaaaattaaagataacATAGCAGTTCTAGTTTTCTTCATCATATTCAACACCTCCCTACCTCCCCCCAATGGGAAGAAATATAATTCCTTTGAATCCATCTTTTTATCGAGGTTCCAGCTCAGAAACTATAGAATCATTGTTGGAATAAACATAGTGTTGTGAGCATGGAGTTAGTGTTGCATCTTCATCTGGTTTTCTGGAAAATGCTGGTCTTTTGGGGAACATGCTAGGTTTAACTTCATTTTTGAACATAGATGAAATTTCTAACATTGATGGTCTGTCTTCCTGCTTTTCTTGAACACATAACAGAGAaatttgcatgcaactcaataGCTTATATTTCGAACTCGAGTCATCTAATGATGGATCTACAAATTCCATGCCATGAGCCCCTATCCACAACTCATATGCCTGTCAATTCATTCAACCAActgttttaatatatttttaaactcACTATAAACATAGGAACTTTGCTCATTTGCTTGCATATTCCAAGAGGTTGAAGTCATTAGCACCGTAAACATCATCATTCCTCTTGCTACTAATGACTTGCAGCAGTAACACTCCAAAGCTATAAACATCAAATTTTCTCGAGTATAGTCCTTGCTTCACATATTCTGGAGGAACATATCCACTGCCAAATCATGCATCCATTAAATTTACAAGTCTTGGAGTATGGAAACATGGAGATGGAAGGTTCTCAAGTGAATGTGGACACATAGTTGCTTTTGGCAAGCACCTTAGATTGAGAACACAAGTATAATCATAAATTGCTATAATATTTAAGACTTCCGGATTTAAAGTGCgcatattattagaaa of the Amaranthus tricolor cultivar Red isolate AtriRed21 chromosome 6, ASM2621246v1, whole genome shotgun sequence genome contains:
- the LOC130815820 gene encoding phosphatidylinositol N-acetylglucosaminyltransferase subunit P isoform X2, with the protein product MEDPSPVNSPRRVLILSRKRRGPSSFHDVDDKASGFGLSGQHGPKPGEVYGFVGSITTIVATAIFFIWAYAPEHWLHSIGISYYPSRYWAVAVPTYCMVIIVLGLAFYIGLNFMTTPSPTSLNVVFDEHSRDPQIYSKLNEDDDRPIESISDLDINKINELMFGDLE